In Dehalococcoidia bacterium, one DNA window encodes the following:
- a CDS encoding Zn-dependent alcohol dehydrogenase, whose protein sequence is MKAAVLYGPNNLVVEEIEVEEPKAGEVLVKMAAAGVCHSDLHFIEGLWPYPAPFVMGHEGAGVIEKVGPGVTLVAPGDHVILSWVAPCGLCRDCVAGRPYICKAGPVATMKDGTTRFHKGDQRIFHQTGVSSFAEYAVVHETAAIKVSSDAPLDRVALIGCGVMTGVGAVINTANVEVGASVAVFGCGGVGLNVIQGAVLAGAIKIIAVDTLDNKLEMAKKLGATHVVNASREDPVARIREMTDGGADYAFEVIGLPDVVTQAFEAIATSGTAVMVGMPPLGSNIVINSVPLFMGKTLKGALYGSARVRIDMPMLVDLYMAGKLKLDELVSRSYPIEKISEAFEAMKNGEVARSIIKF, encoded by the coding sequence ATGAAAGCAGCAGTCCTCTACGGACCCAACAACCTGGTGGTGGAAGAGATCGAGGTGGAGGAGCCGAAAGCCGGCGAAGTGCTCGTGAAGATGGCGGCCGCGGGCGTCTGCCATAGCGACCTCCACTTCATCGAGGGGCTCTGGCCCTATCCTGCGCCCTTCGTGATGGGGCATGAGGGAGCGGGCGTCATCGAAAAGGTAGGACCCGGCGTGACCCTCGTGGCGCCGGGCGATCACGTCATCCTGTCATGGGTCGCGCCCTGCGGCCTCTGCCGCGATTGCGTCGCCGGCAGGCCGTACATCTGCAAGGCGGGGCCGGTCGCGACCATGAAGGACGGCACGACCAGGTTCCACAAGGGAGACCAGCGCATATTCCACCAGACGGGCGTGTCTTCCTTCGCCGAGTACGCTGTAGTCCACGAGACGGCTGCGATCAAGGTCAGCAGCGACGCTCCGCTCGACCGCGTGGCCCTTATCGGCTGCGGCGTCATGACCGGAGTGGGCGCGGTGATCAACACCGCCAACGTCGAGGTGGGCGCCAGCGTGGCTGTCTTCGGCTGCGGCGGCGTGGGGCTCAACGTCATTCAGGGCGCTGTCCTCGCCGGCGCCATCAAGATCATCGCCGTCGATACCCTCGACAACAAGCTGGAGATGGCGAAGAAACTCGGCGCGACCCATGTCGTGAACGCTTCCAGGGAAGACCCCGTGGCCCGCATCCGCGAGATGACCGACGGCGGCGCCGACTACGCCTTCGAGGTAATCGGCTTGCCGGACGTCGTCACTCAGGCGTTTGAAGCGATCGCCACAAGCGGCACGGCCGTGATGGTGGGCATGCCTCCGCTGGGGTCGAACATCGTCATCAACTCAGTCCCTCTCTTCATGGGCAAGACGCTTAAGGGCGCCCTCTACGGCTCGGCGCGCGTCCGCATCGACATGCCGATGCTCGTCGACCTCTACATGGCGGGCAAGCTGAAGCTGGACGAACTCGTCAGCCGCAGCTACCCTATTGAGAAGATCAGCGAGGCGTTCGAAGCCATGAAGAACGGAGAGGTCGCCCGCAGTATCATCAAGTTCTAA
- the pth gene encoding aminoacyl-tRNA hydrolase, translated as MGQGNGEPPAMNLLRSFLRRQQSPDANAEDAARPEEAPSPRLIIGLGNPGRDNAHNRHNVGFWLVNRLARRYGIPLKTHARLATTGEGRIEGRQAVLAKPRTYVNRSGEAVAALARRHGTRKEEILIVCDSLDLPVGALRIRLKGGHGGHNGLRSIVSRLGTSDFPRIRIGIGRPVVRGEPSYDPAVIAEYVLSDPPPEERAALDGAVARGVEAVALMMTEGVEAAMNRFNE; from the coding sequence ATGGGCCAGGGAAACGGCGAGCCGCCAGCCATGAACCTCCTGCGCTCGTTCCTCCGCCGACAGCAGTCGCCCGACGCTAACGCCGAGGACGCCGCTCGCCCGGAAGAGGCGCCGTCTCCGCGCCTGATCATCGGCCTCGGCAATCCCGGCCGCGACAACGCCCACAACCGCCACAACGTCGGCTTCTGGCTCGTCAACCGTCTCGCCCGCCGCTACGGCATCCCGCTGAAGACCCACGCGCGCCTCGCCACAACCGGCGAAGGGCGAATCGAGGGGCGGCAGGCGGTGCTTGCGAAGCCGAGGACGTACGTGAACCGCAGCGGCGAAGCAGTCGCCGCGCTGGCCCGTCGGCACGGGACACGAAAAGAAGAGATACTGATCGTCTGCGACAGCCTCGATCTGCCCGTGGGGGCGCTGCGCATCCGTCTCAAAGGAGGGCACGGCGGCCACAACGGCCTGCGGTCGATAGTCAGCCGGCTGGGCACGAGCGACTTCCCCCGCATCCGCATCGGCATCGGACGGCCGGTCGTGCGGGGGGAGCCGTCCTACGACCCGGCGGTGATCGCCGAGTACGTGCTCAGCGATCCGCCACCTGAGGAGCGCGCGGCGCTCGACGGGGCGGTCGCACGGGGAGTCGAAGCCGTCGCCTTGATGATGACCGAGGGCGTTGAGGCGGCGATGAACCGCTTCAACGAGTGA
- a CDS encoding MBL fold metallo-hydrolase, with protein MKVKWLGHACFLITSDSGLRVVTDPYTPGAFGCNYGPPSETADVVTVSHQHQDHNNVKDVKGNPQVVTGAGVHKVKGVEFKGVATSHDEASGSQRGANTVFCFTLDDVRVCHLGDLGHKLTAEQASEIGPVDVLLIPTGGNFTIDASAASSVADRLAPKIVIPMHFNNDRCPTFPVATVDEFEKKRKRVRKVDGSEIEVSKGQLPAETETVILRPSC; from the coding sequence ATGAAAGTAAAATGGCTGGGACATGCCTGCTTCCTTATAACGTCTGACTCCGGGCTGCGCGTCGTCACCGACCCGTATACGCCCGGCGCTTTCGGGTGCAATTACGGCCCTCCGTCGGAGACGGCGGATGTCGTTACGGTAAGCCATCAGCATCAGGACCACAACAACGTCAAGGACGTGAAGGGGAACCCGCAGGTTGTGACGGGCGCCGGAGTCCACAAGGTGAAGGGCGTCGAGTTCAAGGGGGTCGCCACGAGTCATGATGAAGCCTCCGGCTCACAGCGCGGCGCTAACACCGTCTTCTGCTTCACGCTCGACGACGTGCGCGTGTGCCACCTAGGCGACCTCGGCCACAAGCTGACGGCCGAGCAGGCGTCGGAGATCGGGCCGGTCGACGTCCTCCTCATACCGACGGGCGGAAACTTCACCATCGACGCGTCGGCGGCCAGCAGCGTTGCCGACCGGCTCGCCCCCAAGATCGTCATTCCCATGCACTTCAACAACGACCGCTGCCCGACTTTTCCCGTTGCGACCGTCGATGAGTTCGAAAAGAAACGGAAGCGCGTGCGGAAGGTGGACGGGAGCGAGATCGAGGTGTCGAAAGGGCAGTTGCCGGCGGAGACGGAGACCGTCATCCTCAGGCCCTCCTGCTGA